From one Triticum urartu cultivar G1812 chromosome 3, Tu2.1, whole genome shotgun sequence genomic stretch:
- the LOC125549075 gene encoding uncharacterized protein LOC125549075, which yields MAFSGAQMLAAFTLGILLMAFCAEARVCMSPSKWYKGDPCKNVRCTKACHKEHFKGGFCSTKKLIVDDELNEDNSDNSFGKWPKKKNEKIVHVYIPMRSNPATTVGT from the exons ATGGCGTTCAGCGGCGCCCAGATGCTCGCTGCCTTCACCCTCGGCATTCTCCTCATGGCCTTCT GTGCGGAGGCTCGGGTATGCATGTCCCCTAGCAAGTGGTACAAAGGGGACCCTTGCAAGAACGTGCGTTGCACCAAGGCTTGTCACAAAGAACACTTCAAGGGTGGGTTTTGCTCCACTAAAAAGTTGATCGTTGATGACGAGCTCAACGAAGACAACAGCGACAACAGCTTTGGCAAATGGCctaagaaaaaaaatgaaaaaatcgTGCATGTGTACATTCCCATGCGGTCAAACCCCGCCACCACCGTCGGAACCTGA